A window from Streptomyces sp. NBC_00271 encodes these proteins:
- a CDS encoding ABC transporter ATP-binding protein, which produces MESTAWTQLYSVMNAQQERRPFARATLRRIAAFARPHRRRIGQFVVLSVLTALLAVATPVLAGRVVDAIVSGGDEATVIRLAVFIALIALAEAALGLLGRWLSATLGEGLILDLRTAVFDHVQRMPVAFFTRTRTGALVSRLNNDVIGAQRAFSNTLSGVVSNLVTLLLTLAVMLTLSWQITLLALVLLPVFVVPARRTGSRMARLQREAANLNASMGTRMTERFSAPGATLIKLFGRPGDESAEFAARARRVRDIGVRTAMAQSAFITALTLVSALALALVYGLGGWFALRGSLEPGAVVSLALLLTRLYAPLTSLAGARVEVMSALVSFERVFEVLDLEPLIEEKPDARTVPEGPAAVEFQDVRFAYPSADKVSLASLEEVAALDTRGGAEVLHGVSFRAEPGQTVALVGSSGAGKSTIAQLLPRLYDTDEGTVRIGGVDVRDLSAESMRGTLGMVTQDGHLFHDSVRANLLLARPSATEDDLWDVLRRSRLEDLVRSLPDGLDTVVGERGYRLSGGERQRMTIARLLLARQRVVILDEATAHLDNTSEAAVQEALTEALEGRTAVVIAHRLSTVRTADVILVVEAGRIVERGTHEELLTAEGRYAELYRTQFKKDREVGKDRDGVAEVAVAAEAIP; this is translated from the coding sequence ATGGAGAGCACAGCCTGGACCCAGCTGTACAGCGTCATGAACGCGCAGCAGGAGCGCCGTCCCTTCGCCCGCGCGACCCTGCGTCGCATCGCCGCCTTCGCCCGTCCGCATCGCCGCCGCATCGGCCAGTTCGTGGTCCTCAGCGTGCTGACCGCGCTGCTGGCCGTCGCGACGCCGGTGCTCGCGGGGCGCGTCGTGGACGCCATCGTGTCCGGCGGCGACGAAGCAACCGTCATCCGCCTTGCCGTATTCATCGCACTCATCGCGCTCGCCGAGGCGGCGCTCGGGCTCCTCGGCCGCTGGCTGTCGGCGACGCTCGGCGAGGGGCTCATCCTCGATCTGCGGACGGCTGTGTTCGATCATGTGCAGCGCATGCCGGTCGCGTTCTTCACACGTACCCGTACGGGCGCGCTGGTCAGTCGACTCAACAACGACGTGATCGGCGCCCAACGCGCCTTCAGCAACACGCTGTCCGGAGTCGTCAGCAATCTCGTCACGCTGCTGCTCACCCTCGCCGTCATGCTCACCCTGTCCTGGCAGATCACCCTGCTCGCGCTGGTGCTGCTGCCGGTGTTCGTGGTGCCCGCGCGGCGGACGGGCAGCCGTATGGCACGCCTGCAACGGGAGGCGGCGAACCTGAACGCGTCGATGGGCACCCGGATGACCGAGCGGTTCTCCGCGCCCGGCGCCACGCTCATCAAGCTCTTCGGGCGGCCCGGGGACGAGTCCGCGGAGTTCGCGGCGCGGGCCCGGCGGGTGCGGGACATCGGGGTGCGTACGGCGATGGCGCAATCGGCGTTCATCACGGCCCTCACGCTGGTCTCCGCCCTGGCCCTCGCGCTCGTGTACGGGCTCGGCGGCTGGTTCGCCCTGCGCGGCAGCCTGGAGCCGGGCGCCGTCGTCTCACTGGCGCTGCTGCTGACCCGCCTGTACGCGCCGCTCACCTCGCTCGCCGGGGCGCGCGTCGAGGTCATGAGCGCCCTGGTGAGCTTCGAGCGCGTCTTCGAGGTGCTCGACCTCGAGCCGCTCATCGAGGAGAAACCCGACGCCCGTACGGTCCCGGAGGGCCCGGCGGCCGTGGAGTTCCAGGACGTCCGCTTCGCCTACCCCTCCGCCGACAAGGTCTCCCTCGCCTCCCTCGAGGAGGTCGCCGCCCTCGACACCCGGGGCGGCGCCGAGGTCCTGCACGGCGTGTCCTTCCGCGCCGAGCCCGGCCAGACCGTCGCCCTCGTCGGCTCCTCCGGCGCCGGCAAGTCGACCATCGCCCAACTGCTGCCGCGCCTGTACGACACCGACGAGGGCACCGTCCGTATCGGCGGCGTCGACGTCCGCGACCTGAGCGCCGAGTCGATGCGCGGGACCCTCGGCATGGTCACCCAGGACGGTCACCTCTTCCACGACTCGGTACGCGCCAACCTGCTCCTGGCCCGCCCCTCCGCGACGGAGGACGACCTGTGGGACGTACTGCGCAGGTCCCGCCTCGAAGACCTCGTACGCTCCCTGCCCGACGGCCTCGACACCGTGGTCGGCGAGCGCGGCTACCGTCTATCCGGCGGCGAGCGCCAGCGCATGACCATCGCCCGGCTGCTGCTCGCCCGCCAGCGTGTCGTCATCCTCGACGAGGCCACCGCCCATCTGGACAACACCTCGGAGGCGGCTGTCCAGGAGGCGCTCACCGAGGCGCTGGAAGGGCGCACGGCCGTGGTGATCGCGCACCGGCTGTCCACCGTGCGAACCGCCGACGTGATCCTCGTCGTGGAGGCCGGACGGATCGTGGAGCGGGGCACGCACGAGGAGTTGCTCACGGCGGAGGGTCGGTACGCGGAGCTGTACCGGACTCAGTTCAAGAAGGACCGGGAAGTCGGCAAGGACCGGGACGGCGTGGCGGAGGTCGCCGTCGCGGCGGAGGCGATCCCGTAG
- a CDS encoding MMPL family transporter, translating to MPAFLHRLGRLAFRHRRRMLALWLALVAAAVLCMTAFGGTGKLDNTFAIPGSESQRALDRMKTDFPTFSGTSAQIVFTATDGQKVTGPADSARIRAALDAAGSAPQVAKVVSPFDAHTISADGTTAVAQVRYEVPQSALEPNALDELKSAVAGANQQGMRVDVGGSAFGNAPSESHRSDIIGVGVALVILTLTFGSLLTAGIPVVTALFGVATAIFGALSLTGTVSISSTAQSLALMIGLAVGIDYALFIVSRHRFHLAHGMEPEESAALAVGTAGSAVVFAGLTVVIAMTGLTVVGIPYLTAMGLAAAGAVLIAVLVATTLLPAVLGFAGTRLTPGPGSRAMRREQAVGGAGEDADGENVVSTTGDNVLSGTGDNVARGTEEIVASDAEEIVASRTGERVMSPTGEHVAGTAANAAERWFRLVTRRPLLTLVAVVAFLGALAWPAHDMRLALPDNGTAPGSSSQRIAFDRIGEKLGPGFNGPLLVLADTSHSSDPTTAAQRVAATIGALPDVATVGKPVANPATHTALIQVIPDSAPSDPATKTLVNTIRDDRAAILRDTGATVQVTGSTAVSVDVAAKLDSALIPFAAVVIGLSLLLLLLVFRSLVVPLKAAAGFLLSIAATLGAVVGVFQLGHLGSLIGVDTTGPVSSFLPIILLAVLFGLAMDYEVFLVSRMRESYLRTGSPLGAVHSGARHSGRVVTAAALIMTSVFAAFLTSDSTMLKQIAFALAAGVLLDAFVIRMTFVPAVLALTRHAAWWLPKWLERRLPDLDIEGDHRLGPVHAVPESVPLTPSTAD from the coding sequence ATGCCCGCCTTCCTTCACCGCCTCGGGCGCCTCGCCTTCCGCCACCGACGACGCATGCTGGCCCTGTGGTTGGCGCTGGTCGCGGCCGCCGTGCTCTGCATGACGGCCTTCGGCGGCACCGGCAAGCTCGACAACACCTTCGCGATCCCCGGCTCCGAGTCCCAGCGGGCCCTGGACCGGATGAAGACCGACTTCCCCACCTTCTCCGGCACGAGCGCGCAGATCGTGTTCACCGCGACGGACGGCCAGAAGGTGACCGGCCCGGCCGACAGCGCCCGTATCCGGGCCGCCCTGGACGCGGCCGGATCCGCGCCCCAAGTCGCCAAGGTGGTCAGCCCGTTCGACGCTCACACCATCTCCGCGGACGGCACCACCGCCGTCGCGCAGGTGCGCTACGAGGTCCCGCAGAGCGCGTTGGAGCCGAACGCGCTGGATGAACTCAAGTCCGCCGTGGCCGGGGCGAACCAGCAGGGCATGCGGGTCGACGTCGGCGGCTCCGCGTTCGGCAACGCCCCGTCGGAGTCCCACCGAAGCGACATCATCGGCGTCGGCGTCGCCCTGGTCATCCTCACTCTGACCTTCGGCTCCCTGCTGACCGCCGGAATCCCCGTCGTCACGGCGCTCTTCGGTGTCGCCACGGCCATCTTCGGTGCGCTGTCGCTCACCGGGACCGTCTCGATCTCCTCGACCGCGCAGAGCCTGGCCCTGATGATCGGGCTCGCGGTCGGCATCGACTACGCCCTGTTCATCGTCAGCCGTCACCGGTTCCACCTCGCCCACGGCATGGAGCCGGAGGAGTCGGCCGCGCTGGCGGTGGGCACGGCGGGCAGCGCCGTGGTGTTCGCCGGACTGACCGTGGTCATCGCGATGACCGGCCTCACCGTGGTCGGAATCCCCTATCTGACGGCCATGGGACTGGCCGCCGCCGGCGCGGTGCTGATCGCCGTACTGGTCGCGACCACGCTGCTGCCCGCGGTCCTCGGCTTCGCCGGCACCCGTCTGACGCCCGGGCCGGGCTCCCGCGCGATGCGCCGCGAGCAGGCCGTCGGCGGTGCGGGCGAGGACGCCGACGGCGAGAACGTCGTGAGCACTACTGGGGATAACGTCCTGAGCGGTACCGGTGACAACGTCGCCCGCGGTACCGAGGAGATCGTCGCGAGCGATGCCGAGGAAATCGTCGCGAGCCGTACCGGCGAGCGCGTCATGAGCCCCACCGGCGAGCACGTCGCGGGCACGGCCGCCAACGCCGCCGAGCGCTGGTTCAGGCTGGTCACCCGCCGCCCCCTGCTGACCCTGGTCGCGGTGGTGGCCTTCCTCGGTGCGCTGGCCTGGCCCGCTCACGACATGCGCCTCGCCCTGCCCGACAACGGCACCGCGCCCGGCTCCTCCTCTCAGCGCATCGCCTTCGACAGGATCGGCGAGAAGCTCGGGCCCGGGTTCAACGGCCCGCTCCTCGTGCTGGCGGACACCAGCCACAGCTCCGACCCCACCACGGCCGCCCAGCGGGTCGCCGCCACCATCGGCGCGCTGCCCGACGTGGCCACCGTCGGCAAACCCGTGGCCAACCCGGCCACCCACACCGCGCTCATCCAGGTGATACCGGACAGCGCGCCCAGCGATCCGGCGACCAAGACACTGGTCAACACCATCCGCGACGACCGGGCCGCGATCCTGCGGGACACCGGCGCCACCGTCCAGGTCACGGGCAGCACCGCCGTGAGCGTCGACGTCGCCGCGAAGCTCGATTCGGCGCTGATCCCCTTCGCCGCCGTCGTGATCGGGCTCTCGCTGCTCCTGCTGCTCCTGGTCTTCCGCTCACTGGTGGTGCCCCTCAAGGCCGCGGCGGGCTTCCTTCTCTCGATCGCGGCGACCCTCGGCGCGGTGGTCGGCGTCTTCCAGCTGGGCCACCTCGGCAGCCTGATCGGTGTGGACACCACCGGACCGGTCAGCAGCTTCCTGCCGATCATCCTGCTGGCCGTGCTGTTCGGCCTCGCGATGGACTACGAGGTCTTCCTCGTCTCGAGGATGCGGGAGTCCTACCTCCGCACCGGGAGTCCGCTGGGCGCGGTGCACAGCGGCGCGCGGCACAGCGGGCGGGTCGTGACGGCCGCGGCCCTCATCATGACCTCGGTCTTCGCCGCCTTCCTCACCTCCGACAGCACGATGCTGAAACAGATCGCCTTCGCACTCGCCGCCGGTGTCCTGCTCGACGCGTTCGTCATCCGGATGACCTTCGTCCCGGCCGTCCTGGCACTGACCCGGCACGCGGCCTGGTGGCTGCCGAAGTGGCTGGAGCGGCGCCTTCCCGACCTCGACATCGAGGGCGACCACCGGCTCGGCCCCGTCCACGCCGTACCGGAATCCGTCCCCCTCACCCCGTCGACGGCCGACTGA
- a CDS encoding TetR/AcrR family transcriptional regulator, translating to MESATEPGRREQNKRRTHEALIHAAAGLFQENGYEATTVRDIAAAAGVGERTFFRYFPSKESLILQHVRDFIPLLEEAIRARPQGETPLAALRNAVLELAGRDDWAAGILLAGPQPLSTAPSGRGERFLLFDLEEAVASAFLDRMTVDGADPAAPESVLRASVLARAGVGVLRALRLTYARLPEATRDEIGVLDFAHAAFATLTDAEGGTS from the coding sequence GTGGAGAGCGCGACAGAACCGGGACGCAGGGAACAGAACAAGCGGCGCACGCACGAGGCGCTGATTCACGCGGCGGCGGGGCTGTTCCAGGAAAACGGCTACGAGGCGACGACCGTGCGGGACATCGCCGCCGCCGCGGGCGTGGGGGAGCGGACCTTCTTCCGCTACTTCCCCTCCAAGGAGAGCCTGATCCTGCAGCACGTCCGGGACTTCATCCCGCTGCTGGAGGAGGCGATCCGGGCCCGCCCGCAGGGTGAGACTCCCCTCGCGGCCCTGCGCAACGCCGTCCTGGAACTCGCCGGTCGCGACGACTGGGCCGCCGGGATCCTCCTCGCCGGACCGCAGCCCCTGTCGACCGCTCCGTCAGGGCGCGGCGAACGCTTCCTCCTGTTCGACCTGGAGGAAGCCGTCGCATCGGCGTTCCTGGACCGCATGACGGTGGACGGTGCCGACCCGGCCGCGCCGGAAAGCGTGCTGCGGGCGTCCGTCCTGGCCCGCGCGGGAGTGGGCGTGCTGCGCGCCCTGCGACTCACCTACGCCCGCCTGCCGGAGGCGACGCGCGACGAGATCGGCGTCCTCGACTTCGCCCACGCGGCCTTCGCGACGCTGACGGATGCGGAGGGGGGCACCTCGTAG
- a CDS encoding glutamate racemase, whose amino-acid sequence MTVALIDSGLGLVPTTGWLRHLAPRLDLLLLMDPDGAPWGSRTASYVTDRLLVAARTAVARGARALVVPCNTATVTAIDLLRREFEPDLPVVGTVPAVKPAAAAARSVAVWATVRTTASVYQERLIADFANGTPVVRVACPGLAEAIDHGDKDGATAAIAAAAERTPADCDSVVLGCTHYPLVAPQILERLPAGVTLYDSAEAVARQTLRRLNGAVEAVEAELAEGAGQAVGAVDVQLSGRPGVLPAAALAYPVGRALASGTWVPRAALMSAATRLPVTTPAN is encoded by the coding sequence GTGACAGTGGCGTTGATCGACTCAGGGCTGGGACTCGTGCCCACCACCGGCTGGCTGCGGCACCTCGCCCCGCGGCTCGATCTGCTGCTGCTCATGGACCCCGACGGCGCGCCCTGGGGATCGCGGACGGCGTCGTACGTCACGGACCGCCTCCTCGTCGCGGCCCGGACGGCCGTCGCGCGAGGTGCGCGGGCTCTCGTCGTGCCCTGCAACACGGCGACCGTCACCGCGATCGACCTGCTGCGCCGGGAGTTCGAACCCGACCTGCCGGTGGTGGGCACCGTCCCTGCGGTGAAGCCGGCCGCGGCGGCCGCCCGAAGTGTCGCGGTGTGGGCGACCGTCCGTACGACGGCGAGTGTCTATCAAGAGCGGCTCATCGCCGACTTCGCGAACGGCACACCGGTCGTGCGAGTCGCCTGCCCGGGTCTCGCCGAGGCGATCGACCACGGCGACAAGGACGGGGCGACCGCTGCGATCGCAGCCGCCGCCGAGCGCACGCCCGCCGACTGTGACTCCGTGGTCCTGGGCTGCACCCACTACCCTCTCGTCGCCCCTCAGATCCTGGAGCGGCTGCCGGCGGGGGTCACCCTGTACGACAGCGCAGAGGCGGTCGCCCGGCAGACTCTGCGGCGCCTGAACGGGGCCGTGGAGGCAGTGGAGGCGGAGCTGGCCGAGGGGGCCGGGCAGGCCGTAGGTGCCGTCGATGTGCAGCTCAGTGGCCGGCCCGGAGTGCTCCCGGCGGCGGCCCTCGCCTACCCGGTGGGCCGGGCGCTGGCCTCGGGGACGTGGGTGCCGCGTGCGGCACTCATGTCCGCGGCGACCCGGCTGCCGGTGACCACTCCGGCGAACTGA
- a CDS encoding transposase, whose protein sequence is MYLRGLLLAERRKTIRNIGAHVGGAAMEHSLHHLSSSSTWDWMPVRRALAGHLQQVSAPHVWVVRPMPIPQVGDRSVGVHEGVDPGTDQTFHGQRGFGLWHVSDTLGVPVNRRLFLPSSGCGTVRGASGRDNRSGRAGDLGAVRRHGPGARGRLAVGSAGSPAARRASWAVAVRVDTAGRQIPHPEVRPAGRLWQRGHGGRPCEGRPGTGVRPREGGHPLPRLCEEGADSRWRKSRA, encoded by the coding sequence TTGTACCTGCGCGGTCTGCTGTTGGCCGAGAGACGCAAGACGATCCGCAACATCGGTGCCCACGTCGGCGGGGCGGCCATGGAGCACAGCCTGCACCACTTGTCCAGCAGCTCCACCTGGGACTGGATGCCGGTGCGGCGGGCCTTGGCCGGACACCTTCAGCAGGTCAGCGCCCCGCACGTGTGGGTGGTGCGGCCGATGCCGATACCGCAGGTCGGCGATCGGTCCGTGGGCGTCCACGAGGGTGTGGACCCGGGCACGGACCAGACGTTCCACGGTCAGCGCGGCTTCGGTCTCTGGCACGTGTCCGACACTCTGGGTGTGCCGGTCAACCGGCGGCTGTTCCTGCCGAGCAGTGGCTGCGGGACCGTACGAGGCGCGTCAGGTCGAGATAACCGAAGCGGTCGCGCAGGAGACCTGGGAGCAGTACGCCGCCACGGTCCTGGAGCCCGTGGCCGACTGGCGGTTGGCTCGGCCGGTTCCCCCGCCGCCCGCCGTGCCTCGTGGGCGGTCGCCGTACGCGTCGACACCGCGGGCAGGCAAATTCCGCACCCTGAAGTCCGTCCTGCGGGACGCCTATGGCAAAGGGGCCATGGCGGACGACCCTGTGAAGGGCGTCCAGGAACCGGAGTACGTCCGCGAGAAGGTGGTCATCCCCTCCCTCGCCTATGTGAAGAAGGCGCTGACAGTCGCTGGCGAAAATCTCGCGCTTGA
- a CDS encoding cupin domain-containing protein: MQRTSLEVLARQQLELAAAAGGGHTANTVYGGRETVLRQTVIGMTEGASLAEHENPGEATVQVLHGHVRLSAGELSREGRTGDLLIVPDSRHSLEALEDSAVLLTVAKLS; encoded by the coding sequence GTGCAGAGAACCTCCCTGGAAGTGCTGGCCCGTCAACAGCTGGAGTTGGCAGCCGCCGCGGGTGGTGGTCACACCGCGAACACCGTCTATGGCGGCCGCGAGACGGTTCTGCGTCAGACAGTCATCGGCATGACCGAAGGCGCCAGTCTCGCCGAGCACGAGAACCCGGGCGAGGCGACGGTGCAGGTCTTGCACGGGCACGTGCGACTGTCGGCAGGTGAGCTGTCGCGCGAGGGCCGCACGGGGGACCTGCTCATCGTCCCTGACTCCCGCCACAGCCTCGAGGCGCTCGAGGACTCCGCCGTCCTGCTGACGGTAGCCAAGCTGTCCTGA